A window of Streptomyces gilvosporeus contains these coding sequences:
- a CDS encoding acyl-CoA dehydrogenase family protein → MESAAGEGDAVFRGEGDDAAFRGEVREWLSRHLVGAYAVCGGAGGPGSEHEGVAVRRAWERELGAGGWIGIGWDRTCGAYGNRSATLTQQVVWAEEYARARAPGRMGHIGENLLAPTLIAHGDDAQRRRFLPPIARGEELWCQGYSEPEAGSDLAGLRTVAVKDRDGYRISGQKIWTSLAGEADWCFVLARTDTREKRHRGLSFLLVPMDQPGRIEVRPIRQMSGTAEFNEVFFDGALARTGHVVGGEGNGWRVAMALLARERGVSTLVQQIGFAAELSAVVADAVASGAVRDPVLRDQLVRQWAELRVMRWNALRTLGTAGDAGAPSVAKLLWGGWHQRLGELAMRVRGAAAAVGPAAWSAEAPYALDALQRSFLFTRADTIYGGSDEIQRNIIAERVLGLPRGER, encoded by the coding sequence GTGGAGAGCGCAGCGGGCGAGGGAGACGCCGTATTCCGCGGCGAGGGAGACGACGCCGCCTTCCGCGGGGAGGTGCGGGAGTGGCTGTCGCGCCATCTCGTGGGTGCGTACGCCGTATGCGGCGGGGCCGGTGGCCCCGGTAGCGAGCACGAAGGGGTCGCCGTCCGGCGGGCCTGGGAGCGGGAGCTCGGCGCCGGCGGATGGATCGGCATCGGCTGGGACCGGACGTGCGGCGCGTACGGGAACCGGTCCGCGACGCTGACCCAACAGGTGGTGTGGGCCGAGGAATACGCGCGGGCGCGGGCGCCGGGACGGATGGGCCATATCGGGGAGAATCTGCTGGCGCCCACGCTGATCGCCCACGGCGACGACGCGCAGCGGCGCCGGTTTCTGCCGCCCATTGCGCGCGGCGAGGAATTGTGGTGCCAGGGATACAGCGAACCGGAGGCGGGATCGGACCTCGCCGGACTGCGGACGGTGGCCGTAAAGGACCGGGACGGCTATCGCATCAGCGGACAGAAAATCTGGACCTCGCTGGCCGGAGAGGCCGATTGGTGCTTTGTGCTGGCGCGCACCGATACTCGCGAGAAGCGGCACCGGGGACTGTCCTTTCTTCTCGTCCCGATGGACCAGCCGGGGCGGATAGAGGTCCGGCCGATCCGGCAGATGTCGGGGACCGCGGAATTCAACGAGGTGTTCTTCGACGGGGCGCTGGCGCGAACCGGCCATGTGGTGGGTGGGGAGGGCAACGGCTGGCGGGTCGCCATGGCCCTGCTGGCCCGGGAACGCGGCGTCTCGACACTGGTCCAGCAGATCGGCTTCGCCGCGGAACTGTCGGCGGTGGTCGCGGACGCGGTGGCCTCCGGCGCCGTCCGCGACCCCGTCCTGCGGGATCAACTCGTACGGCAGTGGGCCGAGTTGAGGGTCATGCGCTGGAATGCGCTGCGCACCCTGGGCACGGCCGGGGATGCGGGCGCGCCCAGCGTGGCCAAGCTGCTGTGGGGCGGCTGGCATCAGCGGCTGGGAGAGCTGGCGATGCGGGTACGGGGCGCCGCGGCGGCAGTGGGGCCCGCGGCGTGGTCGGCAGAGGCGCCGTACGCACTCGATGCGCTCCAGCGTTCGTTTCTGTTCACCCGTGCCGACACGATCTACGGCGGTTCGGACGAGATTCAGCGCAACATCATCGCCGAGCGCGTGCTCGGCCTGCCCAGAGGGGAGAGGTGA
- a CDS encoding SDR family oxidoreductase, protein MGNFLAGKVVAVTGAGRGIGRAVALACAAEGAKVVVNDYGVAIDGAAPSSEVAEAVVKEIEAAGGVATAVADDVSTMAGGQRIVDTALAQYGRIDGVVCVAGILRERMLFNMSEEEWDPVVGTHLKGTFTVFRAAAAVMRRQGTGTLVGFTSGNHQGSVAQANYASAKGGIISLVRSAALGLHKYGVTANAVAPVARTRMSANVPMELKEIGEPEDVAAFVVYLLSERARDITGQVYTVAGPKIAVWAQPRELRSAYSEGGWTPEKVAEVVPGTVGSDPMPLLAQLSAMAEAARDGARPNR, encoded by the coding sequence ATGGGGAACTTCTTGGCCGGCAAGGTGGTCGCCGTCACGGGCGCCGGGCGCGGCATCGGGCGGGCGGTGGCGCTGGCCTGCGCGGCGGAGGGCGCGAAGGTCGTCGTCAACGACTACGGGGTCGCCATCGACGGCGCCGCGCCGAGCAGCGAGGTCGCCGAGGCGGTGGTGAAGGAGATCGAGGCGGCGGGCGGGGTGGCCACCGCGGTCGCCGACGATGTCTCCACCATGGCCGGCGGGCAGCGGATCGTGGACACCGCGCTGGCGCAGTACGGGCGGATCGACGGGGTCGTCTGCGTGGCCGGAATTCTGCGCGAGCGGATGCTCTTCAATATGTCCGAAGAGGAATGGGACCCGGTCGTCGGCACCCATCTCAAGGGGACGTTCACCGTTTTCCGGGCGGCGGCCGCCGTGATGCGCCGCCAGGGAACGGGCACGCTGGTGGGGTTCACCAGCGGAAATCACCAGGGGTCGGTGGCGCAGGCGAATTATGCGTCGGCGAAGGGCGGCATCATTTCGCTGGTCCGCAGTGCGGCGCTGGGGCTGCACAAATACGGCGTGACCGCCAACGCCGTGGCGCCGGTGGCGCGGACGCGGATGTCGGCGAATGTGCCGATGGAACTCAAGGAGATCGGCGAACCGGAGGATGTGGCGGCCTTCGTGGTGTATCTGCTGAGCGAACGTGCCCGCGATATCACCGGGCAGGTCTATACGGTCGCCGGGCCGAAGATCGCCGTATGGGCGCAGCCGCGAGAACTGCGGTCGGCCTATTCCGAGGGCGGCTGGACGCCGGAAAAGGTGGCCGAGGTGGTGCCGGGGACGGTGGGCAGCGATCCCATGCCCCTGCTGGCGCAGCTGTCGGCCATGGCCGAGGCGGCGCGGGACGGGGCGCGGCCCAATCGGTAG
- a CDS encoding cyclase family protein, with amino-acid sequence MPLPQEFQDLARRVNNWGRWGTDDEIGTLNLITDEVIRAAAAGIRTGRRIPLALPLRHDGVQTGLIPGRVNPLHTMTAINQELFGPHTVATSDDAVTMGLQAATHWDGLTHVSHSGRLYNDRPADSITAHAGATLLGLEKAPPIVSRGVLLDIARVHGTDRLPGGHAVTPEDLDAAEELARTTVRSGDIVLIRTGQIRHYLAGDREAYAFPSPGLSVRTPEWFHARDVAAVANDTLTFEIFPPEIENLWLPVHALDLVEMGMLQGQNWNLEELSESCAAAGRFSFLLSAMAEPFVGASGAPVAPVAIL; translated from the coding sequence ATGCCCCTGCCGCAGGAGTTCCAGGACCTCGCCCGACGCGTCAACAACTGGGGCCGCTGGGGCACCGACGACGAGATCGGCACCCTCAACCTGATCACCGACGAGGTGATACGCGCGGCCGCCGCCGGCATCCGCACCGGCCGCCGCATCCCCCTCGCCCTCCCCCTCCGGCACGACGGCGTCCAGACCGGCCTGATCCCCGGCCGGGTCAACCCGCTGCACACCATGACCGCGATCAACCAGGAGCTCTTCGGCCCCCATACGGTCGCCACCTCCGACGACGCGGTCACCATGGGCCTCCAGGCCGCCACCCACTGGGACGGCCTGACCCATGTCTCGCACTCCGGGCGGCTCTACAACGACCGCCCCGCCGACAGCATCACCGCGCACGCCGGAGCCACGCTCCTCGGCCTCGAAAAGGCCCCGCCGATCGTCTCCCGCGGCGTCCTCCTGGACATCGCCCGCGTCCACGGCACCGACCGGCTACCGGGCGGGCACGCCGTCACACCCGAAGATCTCGACGCCGCCGAGGAGTTGGCCCGGACGACGGTCCGCTCCGGCGACATCGTGCTGATCCGTACGGGCCAGATCCGGCACTACCTCGCGGGCGACCGGGAGGCGTACGCCTTCCCCTCCCCCGGGCTGTCGGTCCGCACCCCGGAGTGGTTCCACGCCCGCGATGTGGCCGCCGTCGCCAATGACACCCTCACGTTTGAGATCTTCCCGCCGGAGATCGAGAACCTCTGGCTGCCCGTACACGCCCTCGATCTGGTGGAGATGGGCATGCTCCAGGGACAGAACTGGAATCTGGAGGAGCTGAGCGAGTCCTGCGCGGCGGCGGGCCGCTTCAGCTTCCTGCTGTCGGCGATGGCCGAGCCGTTCGTCGGCGCCTCCGGTGCGCCCGTGGCGCCCGTGGCGATCCTCTGA
- a CDS encoding ATP-binding protein, translating into MQVLQVQLEVRPDPAEVGRARRWARSRLMGSGIGADEPLAETLILLISELVTNAVVHTGSSAKLRMCFTGSGAVVGTVRVEVVDASARPPRQRHADGDDTNGRGLELVDGLADRWGWQQEGAGKRIWCEVDRGQSLLMATGGELGASYETHCALPHRA; encoded by the coding sequence GTGCAGGTGCTTCAGGTGCAGTTGGAGGTACGGCCCGACCCCGCAGAGGTGGGGCGGGCCAGGCGATGGGCCCGGTCGCGGCTGATGGGGTCCGGTATAGGGGCCGACGAGCCGCTGGCGGAGACGCTGATCTTGCTGATCTCCGAACTCGTCACCAATGCCGTGGTGCACACCGGCTCGTCCGCCAAGCTCCGGATGTGCTTCACGGGCTCGGGCGCGGTGGTGGGGACCGTACGGGTCGAAGTGGTGGACGCCAGTGCCCGCCCGCCGCGCCAGCGGCACGCGGACGGCGACGACACCAACGGCCGCGGCCTGGAACTGGTCGACGGCCTGGCGGACCGCTGGGGCTGGCAGCAGGAAGGCGCCGGCAAGCGGATCTGGTGCGAGGTGGACCGCGGCCAGTCGCTGCTGATGGCGACGGGGGGCGAGCTGGGGGCCTCGTACGAAACCCACTGCGCCTTGCCGCACCGGGCGTAG
- a CDS encoding acyl-CoA dehydrogenase family protein — protein MDFQLGPEQRALRDGMRELLAGRFGRERLRAAVEAPALDRALWRELAEAGFFALRLPEADGGVGLGLPEAVLLMEETGRALLPGPLVACQLLAGAVDGVATGERIVALAETAVGPEPGAGSGLPPGAGAGPYPGAAGDGPLWEHPADCDALITLGDAEGADPVDQGRAAGAYRSAATDVLCAPFASVDPLTPLARITGIVRKTPLPLDVPRLRREAALLTAAQQLGSAARTVETAVAYAREREQFGAPIGSFQAVKHLCAQMLVRAEIARSAVYAASVTEGVLDVTAAKLLADEAAVRNARDCLQVHGGMGFTWESDVHLHLKRAWLRAARWGGVAAAEEALAAGLIA, from the coding sequence GTGGACTTCCAACTCGGCCCGGAGCAGCGGGCGTTGCGTGACGGGATGCGGGAGCTGCTGGCCGGGCGGTTCGGGCGGGAGCGGCTGCGGGCGGCGGTCGAGGCGCCCGCGCTGGACCGGGCGCTGTGGCGTGAACTGGCCGAGGCGGGGTTCTTCGCGCTGCGGCTGCCGGAGGCGGACGGCGGGGTGGGCCTGGGCCTGCCGGAGGCCGTCCTGCTCATGGAGGAGACCGGCCGGGCCCTGCTGCCGGGCCCCCTGGTCGCCTGCCAGCTCCTGGCCGGAGCGGTGGACGGCGTTGCGACGGGGGAGCGGATCGTGGCGTTGGCGGAGACGGCGGTCGGCCCGGAGCCGGGTGCGGGGTCGGGCCTGCCGCCGGGCGCGGGGGCCGGACCGTACCCCGGTGCCGCCGGGGACGGCCCCCTCTGGGAACACCCGGCCGACTGCGACGCGTTGATCACGCTGGGGGACGCCGAGGGGGCGGATCCGGTGGACCAGGGGCGCGCGGCCGGGGCGTATCGAAGTGCGGCCACCGATGTGCTCTGCGCCCCGTTTGCTTCAGTTGACCCGCTGACCCCGCTGGCCCGCATAACGGGCATAGTACGCAAAACTCCACTGCCTCTCGATGTGCCCCGGCTGCGCCGGGAGGCGGCTCTGCTCACCGCCGCACAGCAACTGGGCAGCGCGGCCCGCACGGTCGAGACGGCGGTCGCCTACGCCCGTGAACGCGAGCAGTTCGGAGCCCCCATCGGCTCCTTCCAGGCGGTCAAGCATCTGTGCGCGCAGATGCTCGTACGAGCCGAAATCGCCCGAAGTGCGGTGTATGCGGCGTCGGTCACGGAGGGTGTTCTCGACGTGACGGCCGCCAAATTGCTCGCCGACGAGGCTGCGGTGCGTAATGCCCGGGACTGCCTGCAGGTTCATGGCGGGATGGGGTTCACATGGGAGTCCGATGTGCATCTGCACCTCAAACGCGCCTGGCTGCGCGCCGCGCGCTGGGGCGGCGTCGCGGCGGCGGAGGAAGCGCTGGCGGCGGGCCTGATCGCCTGA
- a CDS encoding acyl-CoA dehydrogenase family protein, whose protein sequence is MDLTYTEEEEAFRARLRAWLAKVLPTLPARPAAADWPGRRAYDAAWQRMLYDAGYAGLHWPRDAGGQGATPTQHLIFLEETELAGAPYVGANFVGLLHAGPTIAVEGGSEQRARWLPPILRGDAIWCQGFSEPDAGSDLAALRTKAVRDGDAYVVTGSKIWTSHAEVADWCELLVRTDPAAPRHRGISWLAMPMDAPGVTVRPLRTLAGSTEFAELFLDEVRVPVGNRVGAENDGWRVTMVTLSFERGTAFVGEVVACRRVLGALARTARANGRWDDAVLRRRLGRLSAEFTALWRLTQWNVSAARQPGGGVPGAGGSVFKLRYSHARQELYDAAAEVLGAGALDADQEWVADRLSSLSYTIAAGTSQIQRNIVAERILGLPKGR, encoded by the coding sequence ATGGACCTCACGTACACCGAGGAAGAGGAAGCCTTCCGGGCGCGGCTGCGCGCATGGCTCGCCAAGGTGCTGCCGACGCTCCCCGCCAGGCCCGCCGCGGCCGACTGGCCCGGTCGGCGGGCGTACGACGCGGCCTGGCAGCGGATGCTGTACGACGCCGGGTACGCGGGGCTGCACTGGCCCCGGGACGCCGGCGGGCAGGGCGCCACGCCCACCCAGCACCTGATCTTCCTGGAGGAGACGGAGCTGGCCGGCGCCCCCTACGTGGGGGCGAACTTCGTGGGGCTGCTGCACGCCGGCCCCACCATCGCCGTCGAGGGCGGCTCCGAGCAACGCGCCCGCTGGCTGCCGCCGATCCTGCGCGGCGACGCGATCTGGTGCCAGGGCTTCAGCGAACCGGACGCCGGGTCCGACCTGGCGGCGCTGCGGACGAAGGCGGTACGGGACGGGGATGCGTACGTCGTCACCGGCTCGAAGATCTGGACCTCGCACGCCGAGGTCGCCGACTGGTGCGAGCTGCTGGTCCGCACCGATCCGGCGGCGCCGCGGCATCGCGGGATCAGCTGGCTCGCGATGCCGATGGACGCGCCGGGGGTCACCGTGCGGCCGCTGCGCACCCTGGCCGGTTCGACGGAGTTCGCCGAGCTGTTCCTCGACGAGGTGCGGGTGCCGGTGGGCAACCGGGTCGGGGCGGAGAACGACGGCTGGCGGGTGACGATGGTGACCCTGTCCTTCGAGCGCGGCACCGCCTTCGTCGGCGAGGTGGTGGCCTGCCGCCGGGTGCTCGGCGCGCTGGCCCGTACGGCGCGGGCGAACGGCCGCTGGGACGATGCGGTGCTACGGCGCAGACTCGGGCGGCTGAGCGCGGAGTTCACGGCGCTGTGGCGGCTGACCCAGTGGAACGTGAGCGCGGCACGGCAGCCTGGCGGCGGCGTGCCGGGGGCCGGCGGTTCCGTCTTCAAGCTGCGCTATTCGCACGCCCGGCAGGAGCTGTACGACGCGGCGGCGGAGGTGCTGGGAGCCGGAGCGCTGGATGCGGACCAGGAGTGGGTGGCCGACCGGCTGTCGTCCCTCTCGTACACCATCGCCGCGGGCACCTCGCAGATCCAGCGGAATATCGTCGCCGAGCGCATCCTCGGCCTGCCGAAGGGGCGGTGA
- a CDS encoding AMP-binding protein produces MPDTATLWDLVARRAAHAPDAPALIQGAESARDERRITFGALRRRAERVAAGLYELGVRPDSRVVWQLPTRIETVLFSLALARIGAVQSPVIPLYRDHEVGQVLRRTRAAFFAVPGTWRGFDHGAMARRLAAGLPGPLTVLDAYGTLPDADPSVLPAPPVDGDAVRWIYWTSGTTAGPKGVLHTDRSLLAAGRYLGDALRIAPSDIGSMAFPYAHVAGPDYTVMLLRHGIPAVLIEHFALPGALTTYRRHGVTLAGGSTAFYSRFLTERRKLPPGRRLLPSLRLLAGGGAPLAPSLHREAVAELGCRLAHGYALTEAPMVTMGDPYDAPERLATTAGRPPAEMDVRIAPGTGEIQVRGPAVCRGYLDEPSPFDADGFLPTGDLGHLTPTGHLVVTGRLKDIIIRKGENISAQEIESLLHGHPDVADAAVIGLPDRERGELVCAVVEQPSGAGELSLPAAVAYLRAQGLAPHKLPERLEVVEALPRGATLGKVLKGELRERFGGGADGLGVQDGLSV; encoded by the coding sequence ATGCCCGATACCGCCACCCTCTGGGACCTGGTCGCCCGGCGCGCCGCGCATGCCCCCGACGCCCCCGCGCTCATCCAGGGCGCCGAGTCCGCGCGGGACGAGCGGCGGATCACCTTCGGGGCGCTGCGGCGGCGGGCGGAGCGGGTCGCGGCCGGGCTGTACGAGCTGGGCGTACGGCCGGACAGCCGGGTCGTCTGGCAGCTGCCGACCCGCATCGAAACCGTGCTCTTCAGCCTGGCCCTGGCGCGGATCGGCGCGGTCCAGAGCCCCGTCATCCCGCTCTACCGCGACCACGAGGTCGGCCAGGTGCTGCGCCGCACCCGCGCCGCCTTCTTCGCCGTCCCCGGCACGTGGCGGGGCTTCGACCACGGCGCGATGGCCCGCCGTCTGGCCGCCGGGCTGCCCGGCCCGCTCACCGTCCTCGATGCGTACGGCACCCTCCCCGACGCCGACCCGTCCGTCCTGCCCGCCCCGCCCGTCGACGGGGACGCGGTCCGCTGGATCTACTGGACGTCCGGCACCACCGCGGGCCCCAAAGGCGTCCTGCACACCGACCGCAGCCTCCTGGCGGCCGGCCGCTACCTGGGCGACGCGCTGCGTATCGCCCCGTCCGACATCGGCTCGATGGCCTTCCCGTACGCCCATGTCGCCGGCCCCGACTACACCGTCATGCTGCTGCGGCACGGCATCCCCGCCGTCCTCATCGAGCACTTCGCGCTCCCCGGCGCGCTGACCACGTACCGCCGCCACGGCGTCACCCTCGCCGGCGGGTCGACCGCCTTCTACTCCCGCTTCCTCACCGAACGACGCAAGCTGCCGCCCGGCCGTCGACTCCTGCCCTCCTTGCGGCTGTTGGCGGGCGGCGGCGCCCCGCTGGCGCCCTCGCTCCACCGGGAGGCCGTCGCGGAGCTCGGCTGCCGCCTGGCCCACGGCTACGCGCTCACCGAGGCCCCGATGGTCACCATGGGCGACCCGTACGACGCCCCCGAGCGCCTCGCCACGACCGCCGGGCGGCCGCCCGCCGAGATGGACGTCCGTATCGCGCCCGGGACCGGCGAGATACAGGTCCGCGGCCCGGCGGTCTGCCGCGGCTATCTGGACGAGCCGTCCCCCTTCGACGCGGACGGCTTCCTCCCCACCGGCGACCTCGGCCACCTCACCCCCACCGGTCACCTCGTCGTCACCGGCCGCCTCAAGGACATCATCATCCGCAAGGGAGAGAACATCTCCGCCCAGGAGATCGAGTCCCTCCTCCACGGCCACCCGGACGTGGCCGACGCCGCCGTCATCGGCCTGCCGGACCGGGAGCGGGGCGAGCTGGTCTGCGCGGTCGTCGAACAGCCCTCGGGGGCAGGGGAGTTGAGCCTTCCGGCGGCCGTCGCGTATCTGCGTGCGCAGGGGCTGGCACCACATAAGCTGCCCGAACGGCTGGAGGTGGTGGAGGCGCTGCCACGCGGGGCGACGCTGGGGAAGGTGCTGAAGGGGGAGCTGCGGGAGCGGTTCGGGGGCGGTGCGGACGGACTCGGCGTGCAGGACGGGCTCAGCGTGTAG
- a CDS encoding winged helix DNA-binding domain-containing protein yields the protein MSQPRPRPASATASPTRIDAAGRRARLGRRHLLAPGCRVPRAEDVAEAVVGLHATDAATVHLAACARLVEPEPGEVERALYDDHSLVRLLCMRRTLFAVGAAFAPVVASSTAGAIAAKERRDMTRWVTGGLADWDERRLAEVEARTLAALAARGQATAADLAVDVPDLRDTIVQSPGKPYEATVAVSSRILRVLAAEGKIRRGRPRGGWTSSSFRWTPGTPFAELPAPPPAEARAALARRWLAAYGPATVEDLKWWTGWTLTDTRRAVAATDAVEVTLEDGGPGLALPDDIAPVTAPAPWAALLPALDPTAMGWKSRDWYLDPGHVPRLFDRSGNIGPTVWWNGRIIGGWAQRPDGEIAWRLLSDEGGREAAAAVESEAARLAGWVRDIRVTPRFRTPLERELSR from the coding sequence ATGAGCCAACCCCGCCCCCGGCCCGCCTCCGCGACCGCGTCACCGACCCGTATCGATGCCGCCGGCCGCCGGGCCCGCCTGGGGCGGCGGCATCTGCTGGCGCCCGGGTGCCGAGTGCCCCGGGCCGAAGACGTTGCCGAGGCGGTCGTCGGGCTGCATGCGACCGATGCGGCCACGGTGCATCTGGCGGCCTGTGCGCGGCTGGTCGAGCCGGAGCCCGGGGAGGTCGAGCGGGCGCTCTACGACGACCATTCGCTGGTGCGTCTGCTGTGCATGCGCCGTACGCTCTTCGCGGTCGGTGCCGCGTTCGCGCCGGTGGTGGCCTCGTCCACGGCGGGGGCCATCGCCGCCAAGGAGCGGCGCGATATGACGCGGTGGGTCACCGGTGGCCTGGCCGACTGGGACGAGCGGCGGCTGGCGGAGGTGGAGGCGAGGACGCTCGCCGCCCTGGCCGCCCGGGGGCAGGCGACCGCGGCGGACCTCGCCGTCGACGTGCCCGATCTGCGCGACACCATCGTGCAGTCCCCCGGCAAACCGTACGAGGCCACGGTCGCCGTCTCCAGCCGGATCCTGCGGGTGCTGGCGGCCGAGGGGAAGATCCGGCGGGGGCGGCCGCGCGGGGGCTGGACCAGCAGTTCCTTCCGCTGGACCCCCGGCACTCCGTTCGCCGAACTGCCCGCGCCGCCCCCCGCCGAGGCCCGCGCCGCACTCGCCCGCCGCTGGCTCGCCGCGTACGGACCGGCGACCGTCGAGGACCTCAAGTGGTGGACGGGCTGGACGCTGACCGACACCCGGCGGGCGGTGGCCGCCACCGATGCCGTCGAGGTGACCCTGGAGGACGGCGGCCCCGGGCTGGCCCTCCCCGACGACATCGCCCCCGTCACCGCGCCCGCCCCCTGGGCCGCCCTGCTGCCCGCCCTCGACCCGACGGCCATGGGCTGGAAGTCCCGCGACTGGTACCTCGACCCCGGCCATGTCCCCCGTCTCTTCGACCGCAGCGGCAACATCGGCCCCACGGTGTGGTGGAACGGCCGGATCATCGGCGGCTGGGCCCAGCGCCCGGACGGCGAGATCGCCTGGCGGCTGCTGTCGGACGAGGGCGGACGCGAGGCCGCGGCGGCGGTGGAGTCCGAGGCGGCGCGGCTGGCGGGGTGGGTACGGGACATACGGGTCACGCCCCGCTTCCGGACGCCGCTGGAGCGGGAGTTGAGCCGTTGA
- a CDS encoding RNA-guided endonuclease InsQ/TnpB family protein has translation MVIVMKLGYQFRLYPSAPQRGMLAKAFGCARVVWNDALRARQDAYRQGTKRPAAAELSKRFITDAKKTEDRHWLDDASAVVLQQSLRDLETAYSNFFASKNGTRKGPKMGPPKFKKKTSRQSIRFTANARFSVTEDGKLRLPKIGDVKVRWSRILPSAPSSVTVIKDAAGRYFASFVVETEGKPLPELDWDDTDTGIDLGLGSYAVLRGRKIASPKFFRRQEKKLRRAQRKLSRAQKGSNNRRKAKLAVAKVHARIADRRRNFIEQETTQITRESQTVYLEDLNVKGMATGKRAKSVHDQSLGMFARTLEAKCARYGRGFAQVSRWFPSTQLCSACGSVEGPKGLEGLKIRSWTCSCGAVHDRDENAELNIRREGRRIVAEGRPDT, from the coding sequence ATGGTGATCGTCATGAAGCTCGGGTATCAGTTCCGGCTGTACCCGAGCGCGCCGCAACGGGGCATGTTGGCGAAGGCGTTCGGGTGCGCCCGCGTCGTCTGGAACGACGCGTTGCGTGCCCGTCAGGACGCCTACAGGCAGGGGACCAAGCGCCCGGCTGCGGCGGAATTGTCGAAGCGGTTCATTACCGACGCCAAGAAGACCGAGGACCGGCACTGGCTGGACGACGCTTCGGCGGTGGTGCTCCAGCAGTCCCTGCGGGATCTGGAGACCGCCTACAGCAACTTCTTCGCCTCGAAGAACGGCACTCGCAAGGGGCCGAAGATGGGGCCGCCGAAGTTCAAGAAGAAGACCAGCCGCCAGTCCATCCGCTTCACCGCCAACGCGCGTTTCTCCGTCACCGAGGACGGCAAGCTGCGGTTGCCGAAGATCGGCGATGTCAAGGTCCGCTGGTCCCGCATCCTGCCGTCCGCCCCGTCGAGTGTGACGGTTATCAAGGACGCGGCCGGAAGGTACTTTGCCTCCTTCGTGGTGGAGACGGAAGGCAAGCCGCTGCCCGAGCTGGACTGGGATGACACCGACACCGGTATCGACCTCGGTCTCGGCTCGTACGCGGTGCTGCGGGGCCGGAAGATCGCCTCTCCGAAGTTCTTCCGTCGGCAGGAGAAGAAGCTGCGCCGGGCGCAGCGGAAGCTGTCCCGCGCGCAGAAGGGATCGAACAACCGGCGCAAGGCCAAGCTGGCCGTGGCCAAGGTCCATGCCCGCATCGCCGACCGGCGACGCAACTTCATCGAGCAGGAAACCACCCAGATCACGCGTGAGAGCCAAACCGTGTACCTGGAAGACCTGAACGTGAAGGGCATGGCCACCGGCAAGCGAGCCAAGAGTGTCCACGACCAGTCGTTGGGCATGTTCGCCCGCACCCTGGAAGCCAAATGCGCACGGTACGGGCGCGGCTTCGCCCAGGTGTCCCGCTGGTTCCCCTCCACCCAGCTCTGCTCTGCCTGCGGCAGCGTCGAAGGGCCGAAGGGACTGGAAGGACTCAAGATCCGGTCGTGGACGTGCTCCTGCGGAGCCGTCCACGACCGGGACGAGAACGCCGAACTCAACATCCGCCGTGAAGGACGGCGCATCGTGGCCGAGGGACGCCCGGACACGTAA
- the tnpA gene encoding IS200/IS605 family transposase yields the protein MAEYGTIRTGRHCVFMLHAHLVFVTKYRHKVFADRHLTRCGQIMRAVCEDFEVELKEFNGEANHVHLLVSFPPKVALSKLVNSLKGVSSRRLRQEYPELERHYWRAKRLWSGSCFAGSVGGAPLSTVKQYIEQQNRPA from the coding sequence ATGGCTGAGTATGGAACGATCAGAACTGGTCGGCATTGCGTGTTCATGCTGCACGCGCACTTGGTTTTCGTGACGAAGTACCGTCACAAGGTGTTCGCCGACCGGCACCTGACACGGTGCGGACAGATCATGCGGGCGGTCTGCGAAGACTTCGAGGTTGAACTGAAGGAGTTCAACGGCGAGGCTAACCACGTGCACCTGCTGGTGAGCTTCCCGCCGAAGGTCGCCCTGTCGAAGCTGGTCAACTCCCTCAAGGGCGTCTCCTCGCGCCGTTTGCGGCAGGAGTATCCAGAGCTCGAGCGGCACTATTGGAGGGCCAAGCGGCTCTGGTCAGGCTCATGCTTCGCCGGGTCAGTCGGCGGCGCACCGCTGTCGACCGTTAAGCAGTACATAGAGCAGCAGAACCGCCCGGCATGA
- a CDS encoding MepB family protein, which translates to MTREAGNTAQDRPRTAVGSTPWRPSAPVHGELLAAKTSVYDPAGLDCSQPVPEAESAEYGAHSFTVDGRAVRFRVAKTTPTKTGQFVTVWKRRDGGPIEPYGIEDPVDLFVISTREGEHFGQFVFPCEVLAARDIVSRNGSGGKRGFRVYPPWAVTTSRQARATQKWQIEHFLPVPVPGPADPAHARRLYQA; encoded by the coding sequence ATGACGAGAGAAGCCGGGAACACCGCGCAGGACCGCCCGCGGACGGCCGTCGGCTCCACCCCCTGGCGGCCCTCGGCCCCGGTGCACGGCGAGCTGCTGGCGGCGAAGACCTCGGTGTACGACCCGGCCGGGCTGGACTGCTCGCAGCCGGTGCCCGAGGCGGAGAGCGCCGAGTACGGGGCGCACTCCTTCACCGTGGACGGGCGTGCGGTCCGGTTCCGGGTGGCGAAGACCACGCCGACGAAGACCGGCCAGTTCGTCACGGTGTGGAAGCGCCGCGACGGCGGGCCGATCGAGCCGTACGGCATCGAGGACCCCGTCGACCTGTTCGTCATCAGCACGCGCGAGGGGGAGCACTTCGGACAGTTCGTCTTCCCGTGCGAGGTGCTGGCCGCCCGGGACATCGTCTCGCGCAACGGCTCCGGCGGTAAGCGGGGCTTTCGCGTCTACCCGCCGTGGGCGGTGACCACGAGCCGTCAGGCCCGCGCCACACAGAAGTGGCAGATCGAGCACTTCCTGCCGGTCCCCGTCCCCGGCCCGGCCGACCCCGCCCACGCGCGACGGCTCTACCAGGCCTAG